The genomic DNA TGCTGTGCTGGGCAAGAGGGGCGGTAGATGCCGCGAGGCACTGGCCAGGTCCACCCTGGGTTGCCCGGTTCAAGGGACCTGTGCtcccctgggagagcagaaaccATGCCCCATGGCAGGACGCGGGGCCTGGCGCAGAGCGCGGCGCTGGTCGGGGAGCTGCCCAGGACCAGGTGGCAGGTGGGTGCTGCAGCACCCTGGCTCcactggggaggaagaggaagaggaggctgtcCCCTCGCCCTCCCTGGCTGGCTCCGCTGGAGGCCAGAGGGCTTCCTTGTTTACCCAGGCTGTGGCTGACTCTTCCCCCAGATCTGTCCCACACGAGATGGGACGGGAGGTAACTGGCCCAGCCTTTTCCCTactgccctgtccctgctgcctcgGCCCCTCCGCCCACCTGGCTGGCGGCGGCCACGGGGCTGGAACAGGGTGTGAAAGGGAAGAGCGCGGAGGAGGTGCTTGGCATGGGGCAGCCAGCAAGCCGGATCttgtggggagcagggagaggggccagCTTGGGGCCCCAGCTTCTAGgctctctgtttctgcctggagcTGAGATACTTCTGGcttccctggagctgctgtggtttTGGGGAGAAGGATCCCAACTTGGGGATGTGTTTGTGGGCCTGGTGAGTAAAGGCAGGGTTGCGGGTGCTGGGAGAAGGAGAGATGGAGGTGCAGGTCTGGGGTGGAGGCTGGTGGTTTTGGGGGCCAGGCACGGTGTATTTGGTTTTGCTCTGTGGCTTATTGCCTGCCCTTCCCCACAGGGTTTGAGCCAACTGCTTGGCCAGGATGAGCTGGAGTTTCCTGACACGGCTCCTGGAGGAGATCAACAACCACTCAACCTTCGTGGGCAAGATCTGGCTCACTGTCCTCATCATCTTCCGGATCGTGCTGACGGCCGTTGGGGGGGAGTCCATCTACTACGATGAGCAGAGCAAGTTCGTGTGCAACACGCAGCAGCCCGGCTGTGAGAATGTGTGCTATGACGCCTTCGCCCCGCTCTCCCATGTCCGCTTCTGGATCTTCCAGATCATCATGGTGGCCACGCCGTCAGTGCTGTACCTGGGCTTCGCCATGCACCGCATCGCCCGGATGCCGGAGAATGTGCGGCGCCGAGCTCCAGGGGGCCGGCGGGCACGCATGCCAGTCGTGCGCCGGGGAGCTGGGCGGGACTACGAGGAGGCGGAGGACGATAATGAAGAAGACCCCATGATCTTTGAGGAGATCGAggtggagaaggagaaaagcacagAGGGTGGGGAAAAACACGATGGCCGGCGCCGCATCAAGCAGGACGGGCTGATGCGTGCCTACGTGCTGCACTTGCTGTGCCGCTCGCTGCTGGAGATGGCCTTCCTCTTTGGGCAGTACATGCTGTACCGCTTTGAGGTGAGCCCCTCCTACGTGTGCAGCCGCAGCCCCTGTCCGCACACCGTCGACTGCTTTGTCTCCCGCCCCACTGAGAAGACAATTTTCCTGCTCATCATGTACGCGGTCAGCGGGCTCTGCCTCTTCCTCAACCTCTGTGAGCTCGTGCACCTCGGCATAGGCCGCATCCGGGACGTGCTGAGCCATCCGGATGATCCCCCGCACCTTGATGACACCAGCCCCGGGCTGCAGTATGCCAAGAAAGCTCCCAGCGCGCCCCCCACCTACCACTCTCTGAAGAAGGAGCCCCTGAAAGCCCCGCTGCCCAACGGCAAGCTGGACTACAGGGAGAACTTGGCCAACTCAGCGACGGAGCGCTTCGCCCTGGCTGGCGCTCCCCCGGAACACGAGCTGGACAGGCTGCGCAAGCACCTCCGCATGGCCCAGGAGCACCTGGAGATGGCCTTCCACCTCAACCCGCCGCTGGAGACTGCCAGCCCGTCCCGCAGCAGCAGCCCGGAGGCCAACGGCATCGCCGCTGAGCAGAACCGCCTCAACTTTGCCCACGAGAAGGGGGGGGCCGTCTGCGAGAAAGCCACGGGTGAGCTGGGGATGCGGTGGGGAGGGGACGCTGGCTGAGTTGGTCCTGGCATTCCTGAGTCGCTCCAAGGAGCCGGGCTTCACCTCGCTGCGGGGCAGGGGAGGTCGAGCAGGTCTCCCCTGTCCTGGGCAGCTGGGCTCTGCACGGCTCCTTGGGCAGGCGGGGCGGAGGGCTGCCTGGGGAGGTGGCTTTGGGGATGGGCATTAACGTGTgttctgctccctgcagggctgtgAGTGCTGCGTGGCGCCTCGGGGACTGTGGAGATGTCACCCGGAGTGGCTGCTCCTGCGATCACTGGAAAGGCAGCCTGCCAGGAGAGAGCGGGGCTGAGGATGGAGGTTTCTCTCCCGCGGGGCTGGCTGGGGGCGTCCCTCAGGGACggcagggatggggaaggggtCATGGGGAACATTCCTTCActgttcttaattttttaaaaaagggaatatcttatttttgtacatttttataAACTCGTCAGCGTGTACCCTGGCATTTCTATACTCTGCTCCTAATTCCTGCTCTAGGCCTGCACCTTCCCTTTCTGTCTCCCCTTTTACCCCCTCTTCCTTCTTCACCGAGTTCCAGCAGCAGCTTCCACTTGCGTCTTCCCATGCCCTGCTGTGCTTGCCCTCACCTGCCAGCTGTGCTGGCCTGGAGGGTGCTTTGCACACGCAGGTCACGGCGGAGATGCTGATATTGCCAGCGCTTTCCCCATGGTGTGGGGCAGCTGCCCTGGAGCTGTGGTTGTGCAGGGTCCGGCTGGCTGGGCCAAACCCACAGACCAGGGCTGTGCTTGCATTAAGGTTGAAGTGGGGGGTGACAGCGTGACCTCCTTCCGGACAGGGGGGATAGGTCCCGGTGGCACGGCTGCTAGCAGGGGCCGGTCTTATGGGGAAGGAGGGCACAGGCTGCCATGCAGGGTCCCTCTTTGCCTCCTGGGGGGACTCTGCAGAGGGATCCTTGGCTTCCCCCTCTCCATGTGTTTCTTTTTTAGGGTGCAAAGGGGTTGCATGGGTGTGGGTAGGGGCGATGGCCTGGGACTGCGTCACCCCAGGGGCAGGAGGGGCTGGAAGCTGCTTTCTTTAGGGAAGGGATTTGCACCCTGCTGGACAGGACACCCCAAGCAGGAGCTGTCCGTGATGGGGGCTGCGCTGGGCCAGCCACCAGCCCCCCAGGGCTGCGGGCAGGCGGCTGCTCTCGCGGGGGGCTGCTGGGGCAGTGCTACGGGGCGCCTCCACCTCGCACGTCGGTACGAGCCGCTGGGGCCGTCCTGCATGGAAATGTGTGCGCAAAGGGTAGGGGCAGTCCTTCCCGTCTCCCCCGCTTCCCCTGCCAGCAGCGTCGCTCGCCGCAGAGGCGGCCGCTATTTGGACCAAAGCCGATTCCCACTGCTTCGGCCAccggccccctgcgcggggctgtGCGGTGGGCGCGAGGCAGGACCGCGGTCCCGCTGCGGGAGGGCGCAGCACCCCGAGCCTGGGGCTAGCAGGGAGCCAGTGGGGCATTTCTGATCATCTCAGCCGGGGTCACGCAGTGATTTTGTAGCTTTGTTTTGTACTCAAAtgattgtgacttttttttttaatattttcagtaaagCCTGGAGACGTTTTGTACTGAACTTCTGTATCCGGCCCtttgggaggaaggggtgggaagGGAATCCTGCGCAGATGGGCTTGGAGTATGCGAGGGCGGGTGCCGTGGCCCAGAAGCAGCACGGGCTGCGTgcgtggggccgggcaggggccccgcggccccgggttCGGCGTTCCTTGGAACGTCCCATTTTGGCCTGGGATGACTCAGTCGTTCCTGCTGCGTGGAGGCAGCTTCTGCTGGgcagcccccggcgggtcggccgAGCCGTGGCCGCCTTCCCTTGGGGTCAGGGGGCCGGAAAGCTCAAGCTGCATTCCTTCGCATCCCGATCCCGGCTCCCGGGGCCCTGCGAGGGGGGCTCCCCGCTCCTCCGGATCCGGCAGTCCCTGCCGCCGCCGGGAGGGGAAGGGACGCTGCACTGCTCTCCTGTCCCGGAGCTGGATTGAATCCAGTGTTGCCTTGCACCACGTGGGGCCCTGTTTTTGGACCGGGCTGGGCTGAGCGCGGAGGGCTCCCAGGCTGTCATCACAGGCTCTGCGGAGGTGCCGCAGGCGCAGGAGGGAGCGAGCGGCTTCAGGGGAGGAAAGCGTGGGAGCAGCAGCCGTAGGAGCCCTGGGGCAGGGCGGACGTGCTCCCGGCTCCTGGGGCACTGCCGCCTGCGCACCCAGCTCCGGAGAGGACCGAGCATGCCGGCCAGGGGGGGAAGCGTGGCGAGGGAGAGGGGTGCAGAGCCGGCCTCcgtggggagcaggggggacgTGGGCAGCTTGCCCTCTCCCTGTTTCTGGCTCTGCGCGGCCGCTGCTTGCAAGCTGGCTCTGGTCAGCTCGGGCTGGTGGGAGGCCAAGTGCACGCAGCTGGGCTGCGCGTTTCTGAAGGGCTGGGGGGCTCTGCGCGAGCAGCCCAAGGCTGCTGCACCCTGCGGCATTGCCGAGGGCGGATGGTCCGTTGGGACCCCGGGTCAGAGCCAGGCCCGTGTCCGGCCGGACCGtgctctgctgctgccagccGAACACCCGTCACTCGCCATTAAGGCAGTGCTGGCCAGTCCCTCCCTcctctggccaaaagcctccggGAGTTTGTATCCTGCTGTGTAACCACTCACTGCCCATGTGGCTGCCTCTGATTGAAGCTGGCATTCTGAGCTTTTGctttttgtaaagaaaacaggTTTATTTCACTCATCCTGTTAATCTTTCAAACAGGTTCTGCCACTCAAAGAGCGCTTGCTTGCAGCGCCACGTGTACCACCAGCCCTGTGACTGTGCAagatcccagctctgcctgccctggcacaCGCTGTCCCGTGTCCCTGGCCCCGTGTCTGCCTGCCTCTTGCCAGGAGCACGGGGGGTGGTTTCCATCTCCAAAACCTGTAGGGACCAAGCAGCCTTGGGCTAGCAGGCTGCTGATGGGAGCGACCCAGCAGCTCTCCAGACCTGGGTGCCCAGCCAGGACCTGCAGTGAGCCAGGACTCAACTTTATGGGATTTCTT from Apteryx mantelli isolate bAptMan1 chromosome 6, bAptMan1.hap1, whole genome shotgun sequence includes the following:
- the LOC106499309 gene encoding gap junction gamma-1 protein-like; this encodes MSWSFLTRLLEEINNHSTFVGKIWLTVLIIFRIVLTAVGGESIYYDEQSKFVCNTQQPGCENVCYDAFAPLSHVRFWIFQIIMVATPSVLYLGFAMHRIARMPENVRRRAPGGRRARMPVVRRGAGRDYEEAEDDNEEDPMIFEEIEVEKEKSTEGGEKHDGRRRIKQDGLMRAYVLHLLCRSLLEMAFLFGQYMLYRFEVSPSYVCSRSPCPHTVDCFVSRPTEKTIFLLIMYAVSGLCLFLNLCELVHLGIGRIRDVLSHPDDPPHLDDTSPGLQYAKKAPSAPPTYHSLKKEPLKAPLPNGKLDYRENLANSATERFALAGAPPEHELDRLRKHLRMAQEHLEMAFHLNPPLETASPSRSSSPEANGIAAEQNRLNFAHEKGGAVCEKATGL